The Fibrobacter sp. UWR4 sequence CATGTACTCGATGGATTCCTTGGAAAGATTCTTCTGGGTCCATTCGATTGCCTGCTTGGCATAGGGATTAAAACCGGTGCTGGACTCATACTTGATAGCAACGCTATCATGGTTACCAATGAGACAGACATCCATATTTTCACGGGCAAGACGAACACATTCATCAGGATCAACGCCATAGCCCACCAAATCACCAAGACAAATTCGACGTTCCACCCCATTTTCCTTCATGGATTCCAGGACCGCCTGGAAAGCCACGGCATTGGAATGGATATCAGAGCAAATTCCATATAGCATGGGCTTAATTTAATAAAAGTATGAAGTGGAAGGTAGGAAGTAAGAAGTATTTTAGCTAATTCTGCAGGGGATTGCCTACGAAACGTACAATGAAAATTCTATCTTTAAAATTGTATGGAAATAATTCAAGACAAGCTGAAGGTCAGCATTGCCTACACATTGAAGGAACTTTCTGGTAAAATCCTCGAAGAAGTTCCTGCGACCCATCCTTTTGTCTATATCCACGGATACAACAACATTATTCCGGGTCTGGAAGAAGCTTTGACAGGCCACAAGGTCAACGACATTTTTTCCGTGGAAATCCCTACCGAAAAAGGTTATGGACCGTTCCGTGAGGATCTGGTCATCGAAGTCCCCAAGGAAGAACTGCGCGAAATTGGCGAAATCTGGCTTGGCATGGAACTGGAAATGTGCCAGGACGAGGATATTCGCGAATTCCAGCTGCCTGAATCCGAGGACGAGTTCATCGAGGGACTGAACCTGGACAGCGACGAAGACGAAGCCGATGGAATTTACACCATCAAGGAAATCCGTAAGAATACGGTCCTCGTAGACGGCAACCATCCTTTTGCCGGCAAGGACCTGATTTTCGACGTACAGGTGGTGGCAATCGAATCCCCCAGCTTCACCGAACTGGAATCCGGATTCCCGGATAAAAACGAAGACGATTTTAATGAATTTGAAGACGAAGACGGCCAAGGCTTTGGTGACGACTTCGGACACAACCCCGAAAACTACAGGAGATGGCGCTAATGGCATCCATGGACGAACTGAAGAAGGCAGCTGGCGTTAAGGCTGCAGACATGATCAAGGACGGCATGACCGTCGGTCTCGGTACAGGCAGTACCGCAGCCCACATGGTGAACCGCCTTGCAGAACGTATCAAGACCGAAGGCATCAAGGTCACTGGCGTCTCTACCAGCTGGAGCACTACCTTGCAGTGCCGCGCTCTGGGCATTCCCCTGAAGGAAATGGGCGAAGTTTCTCATCTTGACATGGTGATTGACGGCGCAGACGAAATCGACGGCAACCGCAACCTCATCAAGGGCCGCGGTGCAGCTCACCTGCTGGAAAAGATCGTCGCATCCATGACCGACAACTACGTCATTATCGCGGACTCCGGCAAGAAGGTGGACGTCCTGGGCACCAAGTTCGCCGTACCTCTGGAAATCATCCCGGGCGCAATCGCGGTAGTTACCGAACGAGTCGCAAAGCTGGGTGGTGAAGTGAAGGTCCGTATGGGCGCTCCTGGCAAGGATGGTCCGGTCATTAGCGATTCCGGCAACCTCATCGCCGACGCCAAGTTCCCGCCCATCGCAGATGCAGACAAGCTGGCCCGCGACCTGGAACATATCGTAGGCATCGTGGGTCATGGTCTGTTCATCAACATGGCAACCAAGGTGATCCTTGCCGACGCTGACAAGGGCCTCATCGAATTCTAAGACCTGCCCGCCCATTTAAAACTTGAAGACAAAAGTCGCGGTACGTACCGCGACTTTTTCTGTATGCTGCGTCCCCGAAATTTTCCGGCAAAATTCGGCTGAAAAAAAAGAACCCCGGTCCTTTCGAATCGGGGTTCCTTTTTAAGCTTTATAGCTTGCGCAATTATGCTTCGTCGTCAGAGAGTTCCGGAGCCTTCTTGATCACGTTGCGGCGGCCGTAGCGAACCTTGGTCGGATCAAAAGTGGTTTCGACGGGAGCGATATCGTCTTCGGCGACAACCGGAGCTGCAACGGGAGCTGCTGCAGGTGCTGCAGGAGCGGCCGGAGTTTCAACCGGGATACGCGGAGCGAGGGGACGGCGTTCTGCTACTGCGGGAGCTTCGGCAGGAGCGGCTGCGGAGACCGGAGCTTCAGCTGCTGCTACGGGAGCGGCGGCTTCGGCAGGTGCTGCTGCAGCGGGAGCGTTGAATTCACGACGCTGGCGTTCCGGACGGCCTTCACGGCGGTCACGGCGGTTGCCGCGTTCGTTACGCTGTTCGTTGTTGCGTTCGCGGTTAGCGGCAGGCTGCTGAGCGGGAGCTGCGGCAGCGGCCTTGTTTTCGCGATTTTCCTTTGCAGGACGTTCCTTACCGTTGTTCTGGCGATTTTCCTTGTTAGCCTTTTCACCGCGCTGAGCCATTTCCTGGCCGCTGATCGGGCGGCGGGAGTTCGGCTTCAAGTTCATGTCCGGTGTGAGCTTCTTGAAAATCGGAGTACGAAGCATAGTAAGGAGCTTGTTAACCTTAGACAGGATAACGATGCTGAGCACTACGGCGACAACGGCCAGTGCGAGAGCGATGTGTTGTTCCATTCGGGGCACCTCATAAGTAAGGGTTGACCACACAGGCAGGCTGGAAAAAGACCTGCAAGCGGGGTGGCTGTCGTGTGTTTAGGGGATCGGACTTAACCTAGGAGTCTCCGATCTAGCTTAAAGCCATCTTAATAGCGCCTCCTGCGAGGCTTGACGGCCATAAGGCTTCGGGCAAATTGGGCCTGCGAAGCTTTGAAAGGGGGTAGTCGCCTTGGCGACGTACCTATCAGCCACGGGCGCAAATATATAAAAATGTATCGGGAAACGAACTAAAAAACTGCCATTTAGAGCAGTTATTTAGGCACTTAAATGCCCATGTCCAACTTTTCCAGGGACTTTTTCACGGAATCCCCCTGGGCCTGCTTGACGGTAAGCACCGATTCCAGGGAATCGATCTGGGCGCGTAAGCCGTCATTTTCCGCCTGGAGCCTTGAAATCTCCAACTGTGCCTGCTCGTCCGAGCAGGAGGAAAGAGTGAAAGCGGCAAAAAGGGCGGAGACAATCAGAAGTTTAGGCATCATGTCCCAAATCTAAAAAAATTACGGGCTTTTCTATCTTTACTCGCAATAAAAGAATAGGCAGGCAAAATGGACGTTTCCAAGAATAACTCCCCAGAATTACTCCTCCCCGTTGGCACCCGCGACATGCTGGAAGCTGCCGTAAAAAATGGAGCCAATGCGGTGTATTTCGGAGTCCCCTACTGGAATGCCCGCGGCCGTACCGAAGACTTTTCCATGGACGACGTACGAGACATGATCAGGTACGCCCGAATTCATGGAGTACGTACATACCTGGCCATGAACGTCCTGGTGTTCGAGCGGGAACTGCAGAA is a genomic window containing:
- a CDS encoding peptidylprolyl isomerase: MEIIQDKLKVSIAYTLKELSGKILEEVPATHPFVYIHGYNNIIPGLEEALTGHKVNDIFSVEIPTEKGYGPFREDLVIEVPKEELREIGEIWLGMELEMCQDEDIREFQLPESEDEFIEGLNLDSDEDEADGIYTIKEIRKNTVLVDGNHPFAGKDLIFDVQVVAIESPSFTELESGFPDKNEDDFNEFEDEDGQGFGDDFGHNPENYRRWR
- the rpiA gene encoding ribose-5-phosphate isomerase RpiA; its protein translation is MASMDELKKAAGVKAADMIKDGMTVGLGTGSTAAHMVNRLAERIKTEGIKVTGVSTSWSTTLQCRALGIPLKEMGEVSHLDMVIDGADEIDGNRNLIKGRGAAHLLEKIVASMTDNYVIIADSGKKVDVLGTKFAVPLEIIPGAIAVVTERVAKLGGEVKVRMGAPGKDGPVISDSGNLIADAKFPPIADADKLARDLEHIVGIVGHGLFINMATKVILADADKGLIEF